CAAAATTCTCCAAACACCATACTCTCAATTCTCTGCTTTCATTTTCTGCGAGCATATCCAATGATTTGGTAAATTCCTTCTTGAAGAGTTCATGGCTGAAGCTTACTTTCCTAAGGATGATCTTGCTGTATTCTAACCAAGAGGTTTTAGTTTTTATTTTCATTGTTGATTTTTTGATTATTACTTATCAATCACAACGGGTACAGATTCCTGTATTTTCATGGTATTTGGGTTTTGATTTAATGTATCTGGCTATAATCGTAGAACCTAACATTCTTTTATCAAGAGCCCATAGTGTCAGCTATGGCTAACCCGACAACTATTAGAATCAAAATCAACCAAATACCCCATTTCAGGATCTTTTTCCCCTTAGATGGTGGTGACTCTTCACCAACTCTACAACATGCCTTCATGTGCTTATTATTTCTGGTTTTAAGCGTAATAAAATCCCTGGTATGGATCCAGTGACCAGGGACTCACCGCTTACTTAATCACTTCTTTGTTTTCGCCACATGTCAGCATTGCATCACCGAAGTAAGGGTTTTTAATCTCTTCAACCGAGCTTAGCCAGTAGGCACCCTCATTGTCTCTGGCCATGGGACAAAATTGATAGTAGATTGTTTCTCCCACCGTACCGAACATCTTTATTGCACTATAAAGAGCATCGTTGAAATCAGCATAAGCTAGTCGCTGCTTTTTAATGTCCTTAGATGATTCTATTTTATCTAATGATTCAGTAAGTGTCTTTAACCCACTCATCCAATGGTTGTGCATTTCACCCTTGACCAGGCTCATGTTTACCTTTTTTAAAGCATCTTGTACTTTTGAAACTTCAGCATTAGCCTTGGAAGCATCAGTGGCCAGAAAAGCTTGCTGCAATATCAACTGAGCTTTATAAACTTCTGTTAGCTGCTTCTTGAAGTTCTCATCCACAGACATGTCCATTTTCATGGTGTTCTCCGTACTGCTTGTTTCATGGCCTTCATGTTCAGGAGCCGATGGCTTCTTTTCTTCACTGGTGCCTCCATGGTTATGCCCCGTGGATACTTTGCCACCTTCAGGGTTCATCATGCTCTTTTCACCTTTCAACTGCGCAGCAGCATCAATTTTAAATACTCCATTTGATGCAACCATTTCGCCTTGTTGCAAGCCAGATTTTACTATGTAGTAGTCACCGGCTTCCGCACCAAGTTCGATTTCCCTGAATTGGAACATATTGTTGTGGTCGCTGGTCATTACATACACTACGGCTTTTTTACCTGTCCACAATACAGCTGATTTAGGCACAACCAATTGATCTCCTGATCCAGGCAGCATTGTTTTCAATAATCCCGCTGCTAACATTTGGGGCTTGAGTAATTCACCTGGATTTTTCAGTTCTGCTCTTACCCCCGCTACTCGGGACATCCTGTCTAGCACCGGATCAATGAAGGTCACAGTGCTTTCAAATTCTCGATCTGGTATGGATTTAATTCTAAATTTGATCTTGTCATGCAGTTTGATCCAGGGGATGTCGCTTTCATAAGCATCAAACATTACCCATACATGTCGCAGGTCTACCACTTCAAACAATGCAGACCCCTCTTTTACATAGTCACCAAGTGTTACATGGCGCATGGTGACTGTACCTGTGATGGGTGACAATACGTCAAAGTAGAAATCAACATCTCCTGATTCCTCAATCGCGGCAATCTGCTCTTCTGTTAAGTCCCAAAGCTTTAATTTGTTGCGTGTGGCTTTATAATAGTTGGGATTTGTTTCCTTCAACTTCATTGCTTCGAACAATTCCCTCTGTGCCGTGACTAGCTCTGGTGAGTAAATCTTAGCTAAGACTTGTCCTTTTCTCACTTTTTCGCCTGTAAAGTTTACAAAGAGCTTTTCGATCCTTCCAGGATACCGAGAAGTCAATTCTGAAATCTTCCGCTCATCTGCCATAACCTTCCCTGGTAAATACACTTCTTTATATGGAGCTTTCTTTTCGATGGTACTCATCTCAACCTCTGCGATTTTCATAGCAGCATTAGAAAGTTTGACCGTGAATTGTGCATCTCCATCTTCATCTCCTTCATCTTCCAGGGGGATAAGTTCCATTCCGCAAATAGGGCAGCTCCCAGGCTTGTCTGCTTTTATTTGAGGGTGCATTGAGCATGTCCAAACTGTTCCATCCTCATGTTCCTCTATTGAATGTTCTTCGGGGAGCATCTCAGCAGATTTTGAACCTGAACCACCGAAAAGGAGCCATCCCAATAGAACACCTACAATCAATACTCCTATATTGATTAGCAATTTCTTATTTTTTAAGGCTTCTAATATTTTCATCTTAAAGTTGTTTTCCTGTTAAATAATTGATGTATGCCACGAAAGTGTTCTGATCGGCACGTGCTTTTTCAAGCTCCAGTTCGTATCTAAGTAATTGTCGCTCCATGCGCAATACTTCTTCGAAATCGCTCCCTGCTGTCGTGTATTGTGCGATAAGGATATCAAGCGATTGATTTGCATATCGCATCAGTCTCTGATACAAGCCCACTCTTCTGACCGCATCCGAATAGTCTCTCCATCCCTTTTCCAGGGAAGTCTCAAGCTCATTCGTCTTGTCCTCTTTTTTATAGGTAACTGATGTCCTTAGAAGTTCTTTCTCCTTTACCATCGACTGATACTTTTTCCTGTAAAGGGGGATTCGAACTCCTACTTGGGGAAATATCAAAGCGTCTTTCCCATTATCCGGAATATCCACACCAGACCTTGGTGAGATATTGGTGTAGGAAACTCCAAGGTTGAAAGAGGGTAACCCCATTTTTTGGGCGACATCTATTTCAGCATCCAGAGCTTGTAACTCGAAATCCAGGCCTCTAAGAAGTGGGTTCTGAGCAACGATTGAGTCCAGCAGGATATTTTTCCCTTCCGAAAAGGCAATAGTTGCCAACGAATCAGGAATGGCAATATCCAGTGGATTTTCGGTATTCAGCAGTTCATTGAACTTTGCCTGAATTGGGGATCTTGTGTCTTGGAGATACAACAATTGGTTGTTCAGTTCTTCAAGATCCATTTCTACTCGCAACAGATCAACAGCGCTTCCGGTGGCAGATTCCAATCTGACACTGGCTAGCTCACGGAATGACTCTAAGAGAACAATATTCTCTTCGACAATATCAATTGCCGCTTCCAGCACATATAAATCGAAATACTCGGAACGAACATCAAAAAAGAGCCTGTTTTTGGTCTCCTCAAATGCTTCGAAGCGAGCTTTTGCCAATTGTGCAACTGCTCTTTCCTGTGACTTCAACTGGCCAAACCATGGAAAGGCCTGACTTAATGATATACCAGCATTTTGAGCACCAACCCGTGTTTCTACCGGACTAGTGAAAATATTGAACATCACAGTGGGGTCTGGCAAAGCCCTTGCCTGCGGCATCCGCTCCAATGTGGCCAGGTATTGATTGAAAACTGCTTTAAGCTCAGGGTTATTCTCTGCTGCTATTTTCAGGTACTCAATTGTAGGGTCTTGCGCTTCTTGTGCATTGACTTTGGTGACAATCAGAAGAAGTATCAAAAGCCAGCTATAGGTGTTTTTTATAGTAAATTTCATCTTATGCTGATTTAAGTTGTTTTTTGACTAATCGTTCCTGCCACATGCAATAGAGGACGGGCACTACGAATACCGTAATCACTTGTACAAGCATCCCTCCGAAAGTAGGGATGGCCATAGGAACCATGATATCGGAACCTTTACCCACTGAAGTAAAAATGGGTAACAAGGCAATGATGGTCGTTGCAGTAGTCATGATTGCCGGCCTGATCCTAAGCTTGCCTGCATGTAGTACTGCCGCTCTTACACCTTTTATATCTTTCGGCTTTTCTTCAGCAAAAATTTGCTTTAGATAGGTGGCCATAATTACCCCATTATCGGAAGCAACTCCGAACAAAGCGATAAAGCCAACCCAAACTGCCACACTGAGGTTGACAGTGTGTACCTGGAAGAGGTCTCGCATATTGTTACCTGCCAGGGAAAAGTTCATAAACCAATCCTGACCAAATGCCCATATAAGAATGAATCCTCCAGCGAAGGCCACAAAAACACCCGAAAAGACCATGGATGTTGCCGGTACATTACCGAATTGGAAATACAAAATGAGAAAAATAGCAAGCAAACAGACCGGCACTACTATGGCTAATCTTTTGGTGGCCCTGATCTGGTTTTCGTAATTACCAGTGAATTTGTAGGATACACCTGCTGGAAGCATAAATTCTCCTGCATCCATTTTGGCTTGTATGAAGCGCTGAGCCTCTTCTACAACATCCACTTCCGCATAACCTTCTCTTTTATCGAAGATCACATAACCATCCAGAAAAGTGTCTTCACTTTTGATTACTTGTGGTCCTCTTCTATAGGTGATTTCGGCAAGTTCTCCTAATGGAATTTGTGCTCCGGAGGGAGTTGGGATAAGTACGTTTTTCACATCTTCCGGATTGTCCCTGAACTCCCTGGCGTACCTCACCCTGACAGGAAATCGTTCTCGACCTTCAACTGTAGTGGTCAACTTGATTCCACCGATGGCCACTTCTATGAAGTTTTGAATATTCTTCATGGTAAGCCCGTATCTCGCAATAGCATCTCTGTCAACATCGAACTCCAGGTAGGGTTTCCCTACTATTCTATCTGCAAAAACAGATGAAGATTCGATACTTGGCACCTGTTGCAAGATTTTCTCAAGATCCAGACCTACACGCTCGATAGTCTCCAAATCTGGCCCAAACACTTTGATGCCAATTGGGGCTCGCATACCGGTCGAAAGCATAATCAAACGTGTTTGGATGGGTTGCAATTTTGGCGCTGAAGTCATGCCTGGGACTTTGGTAGATTTAAGTATCTCCTGCCAAATGTCGTCTGGTGACTTGACATGATCTCGCCATTGTCGATAGTATTCGCCTTTTCGTCTATCCACAACCAGTTCCTCGTTTTGCACAATTCTGAAACCATCTTTTTGTGGATGATAAAATGAACCGTCTTTTAAAACATAGTTTCCATCCGAATCTGTTTTGAAACGTAACCTGTGCCCATTTTCATCTACCATATACTCCGGTTTGTAGTTAATGGTATTTTCGAACATAGAAATAGGGGCTGGATCCAATGCTGAGTTTACCCGACCCCATTTACCAACTACAGATTCCACTTCCGGTATTTGCGCTACATAGGCATCTACCTTTTTTATCACGTCAATGTTCTCTTCTATTCCCGAATGCGACATGGTGGTTGGCATCAACAGATAAGACCCTTCATCCAAAGCAGGCATAAATTCTTTGCCTGTTCCTGGAAAAGTTTCATTAATACCTTGCCATAAACTGGTTTGTCTGATTTGCCAACCCATCTTTTCGGCACCATTTCCTACAAATCCGAAAAAGCTTTCAAAACCACTCCATGATAACATGCCCCATAGAAAAATGACGATTGGAGCCATTAGGAATTTCCATTTATTCTCAAGACACCATTTTAGAATAGGGGTATAGAACTTTACTACCGCAAGTAGCAGACCAAGGACAAGAACTATCACGCCAATGACAAAAATGAAATTAGCAAAAAGGCTGTTTTGAGATCCCAAAGGCAGCCATTCGCGTGTCAGGAAAATGGCAACCGTTGTGATGATGATCCCTATGTTCAGGTATTCATGAATCCATTTCCTGTTTTCAGGAAGGTATTTTTCCGCTAGGTTGTTGATCCCCAAAGCCAAAAGAACAATTCCTAGCCAGCTACCTGACCAGAAGAGCACTAATATACCAAGAGCAACAAGTGCAACATTCCATATTCTTTTGGTTCGATCTTTACCTATCTTTATAGAGAATAATGAATGGGCTAGTGCCGGAATTACCACAAGGCCTATAAAAAGAGCGGCCAGCATAGCAAATGTTTTAGTGAATGCCAATGGTTTGAATAGCTTGCCTTCGGCGGCCTGCATAGCAAAAACCGGTAGGAAACTCACTACTGTAGTGGTAAGGGCAGTGATCACAGCTGTAGCTACTTCGGTAGTGGCCTTGTAGATTACCTCCAGCTTTTGCTTTCCTGAAATGCCTTTATTTTCCGGCAGATCCAAGTGCCGGATTATGTTTTCTGTAAATACTACACCGACATCCACCATCACTCCAATGGCGATGGCTATCCCCGACAAGGCGACAATATTTGCATCTACACCTGCGTATCGCATGACAATGAAGGTCATCAACACTCCAAGCGGCAACAGGCTTGAAATAAGAATAGAGGCTCTTAGATTAAACACCACGATAATCACTACAATGATGCTGATAAGTATCTCTTCAGAAAGGGCTTTTTCCAGTGTGCCTAGTGTCTCCTTGATCAGTCCTGTTCTGTCATAGAACGGAACTATGGTGACCTTGGAAACCGTTCCGTCAGGAAGTACTTTTGACGGCAGTCCTGGTGAAACTTCCTCGATTTTCTTTTTCACATTTTCAATGACGGCTAATGGATTTGCTCCAAAGCGGGAAACCACCACAGCACCTGTAGCTTCAGCCCCACCTTTGTCCAAGCCCCCCCGTCGCGTTGCTGGCCCGAAATGCACTTGGGCTACATCTTTGATCCGAATAGCTGTATTGTTGTGCTGAGTGATGACGGCCTTTTCCAAGTCTTCCAGGTTCCGTATATAGCCCAAACCCCTCACAAGGTATTCGGCATTGTTGACCTCCATCGTCCTTGCACCCACATCCAGGTTACTTTCCTTGACGGCCTTCATGATTTGGGCAATGTTGACATTGTATTCTTTCATTGCCACCGGGTCAATATCTACCTGGTACTCTTTCACAAATCCTCCAATTGCCGCTACTTCAGACACACCGCTTGCAGAAGTCAGAGCATAACCTACGTAGAAATCCTGTAGGGTCCTTAATTCCTGTGGATCCCAACCTCCGGCCGGTTCACCTGTTTCAGGATTGCGACCTTCCAGTGTGTACCAGTAAATCTGGCCGAGGGCCGTAGCGTCAGGTCCTAATGCCGGCTGCACTTCTGAGGGGATTATACCAGCAGGTAGGGAATTCAGCTTTTCAAGAATCCTCGTTCTGCCCCAGTAGAACTCTATATCCTCCTCAAAAATGATATAAATGGTGGATAGGCCGAAAATGGAATTACTTCTTATGGTCTTAACTCCTGGTACCCCCAATAGGGCTGTAGTTAAAGGATAAGAAATTTGATCCTCAATGTCCTGCGGAGATCTACCCATCCAGGTGGTAAATACAATTTGCTGGTTTTCTCCTATATCAGGAATGGCATCAACAGGCACTGGATCTCTTGGAAACCAGTCCATTTTCCAGTTGAAAGGGGCTGTGGACACTCCCCATCCTATAAAGACTAGTACAATTAATGCTGTAACCAGCTTGTTCTCTAAAAAGAACCTGATTAGTTTATTAAGCATAATTAATATGATTTAATAGTTAGACGAAACAAAAAAGTGAAGCCCATCTAATGGTCTAGGACAGACCAAAAGGGCATCTAAAATGTTGTGTAGCTATTTTAAAGAAGAAAAGACTGATACCTGGTGAGTCTGTCAGGAACAGTCAACGGGTGTAGGAGATAGGTATTATCTATAAAAGTGGAACGTATAACTACCCGAACAAGTGAGGGGTATGTAATGGTATAAAGTAATACTTGTTCAGGAGGATCTACACTTTGAAATGAGATTTGGGTGTTGTCATCATGCTGAACTACCTCATGCTCCAATTCACAACAGGGCGTTGGCATATCCATCCCTTCACAACATGAATGTAGTTCTTCGAAAAAAGCGGTTTCTACCAGCTCGCCCCCACAAAAATGTTTAGCCATTACCACTCCTCCTGATGAGGATAGGATAAGAAAACTGAAGAATATGGCTAAAAATCTTTTCACGTAAAATATTTACTTCTGGTATCTCAAACGTAAAGCTACCTTTTTGGATGCATTGAAAAGTTACGAAATTTTTGTTAATGTTTATGATATTGTGTCATACTTGATAGACAAGAGTCTTAAACGTAATAGGCCATTTTTCCTATTAATTTAAAATCTCTTTCGAGCAGGAATACTGATTGTCAAAATAATTAAGGAGTAAAGGACAAAAGCCTTTAGTGGTCTATTGAGTAATTTGGTCATTGTTCCCATTTATATCCTGTTCCGTAAATGGTTTTGATGTATTCCCCATAACCTTTCTCTTTCAGTTTTCTCTTTAGGTTTTTGACATGGGCGTACACAAAATCATGGTTGTCAAACATATCAGCGAAATCACCTGAAAGGTGCTCGGCTAACGCTCCTTTTGAAAGGACTCTATTCTTGTTACCAATGAAAAAGAGAAGTAGGTCGTATTCTTTCTTTGTTAGATTAAGAAACTGATCATGAACCATCACTGTCTTTGCATTGATGTCAATGGTCAATTCTTTTTGAACAATTATAGTGTTGCTATCAAATTGCCTTCGCCTAATCAATGATTCTATTCTTGCTGCTAATTCTGCTTGATGAAATGGTTTGGCGAGATAATCATCTGCTCCAAGTTTCAGCCCTCTTACTTTATCTTCAATTGCATTTTTAGCTGAGATAATGATTACACCATCTTGCTTGTTCTGCCTTTTGAGCTCCTCAAGAATAGTAAGTCCGTCTCCTCCCGGGAGCATAAGGTCAAGCAGGATACAATCATATTCATACGCATACACCTTCATTGCTGACTGGAAATCAGACGCACACTCGCACCGATATTGCTCATTGGCAAGGTAGTTTACCATATCTTGAGCAAGCTCTTTCTCGTCTTCTATGATTAGGATTTTCATTAATGCAAACTACGAATTCAATTTGGAAGAAATTTGGAATTTAAATACTCTTTTAACACTCCTCCAACTCGCAGTTCTCATCCTTTCCTTCAAACTCAATAGTGACATGATTGATGGATTCATCTATGAGATGATTTCTCACTTTCTCTTTTAGCTTGGCTTGCTCTGAAAGTTTGTAGTCATTATCTAGTCTAAGATGAAGAGTAAGAATGTTGTACTGACCGTCCATTGACCAAATGTGGCAATCGTGAATATCCATGACTGCTGGTATGTTCTTTAGCTTTTCTCTGATGTCCCCAATAGATACTTCACGTGGTATGCCTTGTAAAATCACAAGCATACTCTTTCGAAGATTTTTAAAGACATTATGTAATACAAAAAGCGAGATGAGTACTGAAAGAAGTGGGTCTATGAATGGAGCATCCGTGTACATCATGATGATGCTACCAATCAATACAGCTACCCAGCCTAATACATCTTCTAATAAATGAAGTGAGACTACTTTTTCATTTAGAGATTCTCCTTTCCTTAGCTTGAAAACTGCCGCCCCATTGACCACTATTCCTAAAATGGCTAGGTACAACATACCTTGAGCGTCAGTTTCTCCGGGATTGAATAGTTCTGGAATAGCCTTGGTCAAAATGAAAATGGAACCAACTAGCAATACGACGGAATTGATGATAGCCCCCAGTAATGAGAACCTTTTGTATCCATACGAAAAAGCCTTAGTGCGTCCTTTCTTTGATAGCCTTTGGAAGTACCAGGAAAGTCCTAAACTCAGGCTATCACCTAAGTCGTGCAAGGCATCTGAAAGGATGGCCAAGCTGTTGGTATAAAGGCCACCGATGATCTCTATAATGGTAAAGCTGAGATTGAGGAAGAAGGCCACTTTTACATTGCCCCCTGAGTGATGATGTGAATGGTCGTGCTTGTGTCCCATAGTTTTTCATTTTAATCTAAATACCCGATCGGCAAAGCGTCGGTTAAACGGGTTCGATATGAATATGTACATCAATAATTTGAGGAAAACCTTCAATTAGCCTATCCTTAACTTTATGAGCGATCATATGCCCATTCTCTACCGTAAGCTCGCCATTTACCCAAATGTGTAGATCAACATGGTAGGCAGTGCCCATTTTTCTGACATGACATTTCTCCACTTTTTTAACATTCATAATTTGCTCTGCGAGCAAGATAATCTGCTCATGAAGTTCAGGTTCCAATGACTCATCTAATAATTCACCAACAGCATGTCGGCCGATCCCGTAGGCATTGTAAATAATAAAGGCAGCTGCGATGAGTGCTGCGTAATCATCCGCAACTTCATATCCCTCCCCACCCCAAAGTGCAATAGATATTCCCATGAATGCGGCTACCGAAGTAATGGCATCACTTCTATGGTGAAAAGCATCTGCTTTTACTGCTTCACTTTGTATTTCTTTTCCTGCTTTCAACACAAAACGATATAGTAGTTCTTTTGTAATCACCACCACCACTAAAATAATTAGGGTAAATGGTGCGGGAGTTTTATGAGGACTTTGAATGTGGAAAATGCTGTCTTTTATAATGATAAAGGCTGCACCCACAAGTGCCAGTGAAATTCCAAGTGCCACCAAAGCTTCCGCCTTACCGTGTCCATACGGATGGTTTTCATCCGCTGGCTTGGTTGACCATCTCAAGCCTAACCAAAGCATCCCGGACGTTACTACATCAGTGCCCGATTCTATTGCGTCAGCTATAAGTGCATAAGAGTTACCAAAAATTCCTCCAAGCGCTTTTACTATTGCTAATACTGCGCTTATAATAATTCCAATTAGGGTTGTTTTCAATCCTTTTTCAGAAATAGCGTTGGGATTTCTTTTACGCTTCATTTTATGGAGATTAATTGTTCTGATTCAGTTTTTAATATGGGTTTAATACCCATATCGGCATTTTCAATGTTCTTAGTTTTTTACCCTGCCAATTCAGTCATGCGCCTTTTCAGTATTTCTAAAAACAAACGGGTACGCACCCGTATGTTTCCAAAGAATAACTAAGCTTAAACAAACACCGACAGGATGTATAACAGTGTCGCTATTGGAAGGAATATTTGATAGAAGTTCATGTTCTTGTAGCCTAATTAATGTCCGTGACCACCACCCTCTTCTTCAGTATTTTTGGCCTTTGCCAACAGCGTGAAAGCACCTTTTGTAACCAGCTTTACCTCGTTGTATCCCAACGAACTATTTATTAGTTCAACTTGCGCAAAGCCATCTTCAGTATTACCAACAACAACTTCCAACATGTCAAAAGAATGAATTTTTTCATCTCCTTTTTTGGACGTTTCAGTATATGCAAAAATGAAGTGCTTGCCACCAAAACGAACAACGGCTTGTTCAGGCACAGCCCACACTTCTTGCATGTCCGTCTCAATTTTGGCCGAAACGTACATTCCTGGAAGTAAATTTTCATATTTCTCTTTCAGATGTCCGTGTACGGTTACAGAACGATCTTCGCGAACACCTCTTCCAATTAAAAAGACTTCTGCCTCACGCCATTGATCTGGTGTGTTTGCCAGAGAAAAACGAATGCGTTGACCATCTTTAACCTTAGGAATATCATTTTCATAGACTGTTAGTTCTACATGAAGATCGTCAGCATTAGTTATATCCATGATCACATCCTTGGGATTGATGAATTTACCAATATTGGTATACACCTCTCTTACATATCCGGATACAGGAGCATAAATATTCACTGAGGTAGAAACCTTTCCATTACGGATACTTGTTGTGTTTAACCCGATGAGTTTCAGTCTAGCTACCATCGATTTGATTCGAGCTTCATTAGCTAAATAGGAACTCTTGGCCTGTTGAAATGATTTTCCTGAAGCTACCTTTTCGTTGTACAACTTTTGTTGACGGTCAAATTCTGCCTTCAAATACTCTTGATTAGCTAAGCCTTCCAGATAGTCTTGTTGATACTGAATAAATTCAGGGTTTTCTATTACAGCTAACAACTGTCCCTTTCTTACCTTTGTACCAGGCAACATATCAATAAACTTTATGAAGCCACCATAGGGCATATTAATTGAAATATTGCTCTGAGGGGGAACGTCTATCATTCCATTCACCTGTAATTCAGATCCAATATTTCTTTTTTTAATCGACCCTAACTCTAACTTTGCCTGATCATATTGTGCCTGAGTAAGTTCTACTTCATTTTCTTCCTCATGATGTTGAGCTTCTTGCTCTACTTTTGATTGAGACTCACAGGCAATTACTACCAATGCCAATAAAGTATGGATAAATATGCTTTTGATATACTTAAATGAATTTTTCATTGTTTTCTTTTTTTTATTAATGAACTCCTGAAATGAATTCAATTTGTATAATGGTCTGGTTGTATTGATCTAGTAAATCCAGATATTTGAATCGTACATCAAGGGATCTGCTGAGTCCTTGCGTATACTCTACATAACCAATTGCTCCACTTTCAAACCCTTTTTGGGCTTGCGTAAGAATCAATTCTGCCTGTGGAAGTGCATTGGTCTGATAGAATTCTAAACTATTTTGGAATTTATTAAACTGCTGAACAAGTGATGTCATTTCACCTTTTAATTCATTAGATGCAGCTTCATACCTAGCCTCACTTTCTTGCATTTTCAATTCACTCTTTTTAATACTAGAAATGTGTGACTTTGCACCAAAAATGGGAATAGCAATACCTACCTGAACCCCTGTAAATCGATCGCTAGAAGTATAGTTTATAGGGTTGCCATTGATATCTTGATTTGGACCATTCAACGATTGATTGAAATAACCAATTGAAAAATCTGGCATAAAACGGGATTGTTCTAAGGACTTTTCTCTTTTGGCTACTTCTATTTGTTGCTGAAACCAAGCCAAAGTAGGATTCGCAGATAAATCGGAATTTTCTAACAAAATCTTGAGTTCTCTGGTCTTTAACTCTTGAGCCGCTATGTCCACGAGCTCCTCGGTATTCAACAAGATCCCCAAATGAGTTTGAAAAATTTCAATATCAGATCTATTTTGTTCGAGCAGCATTTTTATCTCGGCCACTTGGGATTCAGCTGTGGCCTTTTCTAAAAGATTACTTTCGCCTGTTTCATAGCGTAGTGTAGCTGCCCTTACGAAACTCTCATAGATACTATCTTGATCAAGGAGTAGATCTCTCTTACTTTTTTCCAACAGTAGCGTGTACCAAACCGATTTTACTTGTCGTACCATTTCATTCTGCGTTGCAGTACGCATCCATTCACTAGCCTCAATTTTTGCTTTGGCTAACTTGTTTTGATTGCTGTAAACCGTTGGGAAAGCAAAATTTTGACTGATATTGAATTGGTTGTCATCATCAAAGACGCTGTTATATTGCCCATGTGTCAAACTAAAATTCGTATTAGGCAAATTCCAACTCGACCCTTTTTGCGTAATCTCCTGTTCTGTTTGAAGCGATGCCGCTTTCAGTCTGGGATTATTGGCAATAGCTGTTTGAATGGCTTCATCCAAAGATGTATAAGTCGTGGTAACCTCTTGTGCGCTTACCTGCACAGCTTGGCAAAGCAGGAGGCCCATGACCAATAAAGGTGTAAATACTTTTGATTTCAACTTGACTCCTCTTTCTAAATAATAGTACAGAATTGGCA
The sequence above is drawn from the Reichenbachiella sp. genome and encodes:
- a CDS encoding efflux RND transporter periplasmic adaptor subunit, which translates into the protein MKILEALKNKKLLINIGVLIVGVLLGWLLFGGSGSKSAEMLPEEHSIEEHEDGTVWTCSMHPQIKADKPGSCPICGMELIPLEDEGDEDGDAQFTVKLSNAAMKIAEVEMSTIEKKAPYKEVYLPGKVMADERKISELTSRYPGRIEKLFVNFTGEKVRKGQVLAKIYSPELVTAQRELFEAMKLKETNPNYYKATRNKLKLWDLTEEQIAAIEESGDVDFYFDVLSPITGTVTMRHVTLGDYVKEGSALFEVVDLRHVWVMFDAYESDIPWIKLHDKIKFRIKSIPDREFESTVTFIDPVLDRMSRVAGVRAELKNPGELLKPQMLAAGLLKTMLPGSGDQLVVPKSAVLWTGKKAVVYVMTSDHNNMFQFREIELGAEAGDYYIVKSGLQQGEMVASNGVFKIDAAAQLKGEKSMMNPEGGKVSTGHNHGGTSEEKKPSAPEHEGHETSSTENTMKMDMSVDENFKKQLTEVYKAQLILQQAFLATDASKANAEVSKVQDALKKVNMSLVKGEMHNHWMSGLKTLTESLDKIESSKDIKKQRLAYADFNDALYSAIKMFGTVGETIYYQFCPMARDNEGAYWLSSVEEIKNPYFGDAMLTCGENKEVIK
- a CDS encoding TolC family protein — encoded protein: MKFTIKNTYSWLLILLLIVTKVNAQEAQDPTIEYLKIAAENNPELKAVFNQYLATLERMPQARALPDPTVMFNIFTSPVETRVGAQNAGISLSQAFPWFGQLKSQERAVAQLAKARFEAFEETKNRLFFDVRSEYFDLYVLEAAIDIVEENIVLLESFRELASVRLESATGSAVDLLRVEMDLEELNNQLLYLQDTRSPIQAKFNELLNTENPLDIAIPDSLATIAFSEGKNILLDSIVAQNPLLRGLDFELQALDAEIDVAQKMGLPSFNLGVSYTNISPRSGVDIPDNGKDALIFPQVGVRIPLYRKKYQSMVKEKELLRTSVTYKKEDKTNELETSLEKGWRDYSDAVRRVGLYQRLMRYANQSLDILIAQYTTAGSDFEEVLRMERQLLRYELELEKARADQNTFVAYINYLTGKQL
- a CDS encoding efflux RND transporter permease subunit, producing MLNKLIRFFLENKLVTALIVLVFIGWGVSTAPFNWKMDWFPRDPVPVDAIPDIGENQQIVFTTWMGRSPQDIEDQISYPLTTALLGVPGVKTIRSNSIFGLSTIYIIFEEDIEFYWGRTRILEKLNSLPAGIIPSEVQPALGPDATALGQIYWYTLEGRNPETGEPAGGWDPQELRTLQDFYVGYALTSASGVSEVAAIGGFVKEYQVDIDPVAMKEYNVNIAQIMKAVKESNLDVGARTMEVNNAEYLVRGLGYIRNLEDLEKAVITQHNNTAIRIKDVAQVHFGPATRRGGLDKGGAEATGAVVVSRFGANPLAVIENVKKKIEEVSPGLPSKVLPDGTVSKVTIVPFYDRTGLIKETLGTLEKALSEEILISIIVVIIVVFNLRASILISSLLPLGVLMTFIVMRYAGVDANIVALSGIAIAIGVMVDVGVVFTENIIRHLDLPENKGISGKQKLEVIYKATTEVATAVITALTTTVVSFLPVFAMQAAEGKLFKPLAFTKTFAMLAALFIGLVVIPALAHSLFSIKIGKDRTKRIWNVALVALGILVLFWSGSWLGIVLLALGINNLAEKYLPENRKWIHEYLNIGIIITTVAIFLTREWLPLGSQNSLFANFIFVIGVIVLVLGLLLAVVKFYTPILKWCLENKWKFLMAPIVIFLWGMLSWSGFESFFGFVGNGAEKMGWQIRQTSLWQGINETFPGTGKEFMPALDEGSYLLMPTTMSHSGIEENIDVIKKVDAYVAQIPEVESVVGKWGRVNSALDPAPISMFENTINYKPEYMVDENGHRLRFKTDSDGNYVLKDGSFYHPQKDGFRIVQNEELVVDRRKGEYYRQWRDHVKSPDDIWQEILKSTKVPGMTSAPKLQPIQTRLIMLSTGMRAPIGIKVFGPDLETIERVGLDLEKILQQVPSIESSSVFADRIVGKPYLEFDVDRDAIARYGLTMKNIQNFIEVAIGGIKLTTTVEGRERFPVRVRYAREFRDNPEDVKNVLIPTPSGAQIPLGELAEITYRRGPQVIKSEDTFLDGYVIFDKREGYAEVDVVEEAQRFIQAKMDAGEFMLPAGVSYKFTGNYENQIRATKRLAIVVPVCLLAIFLILYFQFGNVPATSMVFSGVFVAFAGGFILIWAFGQDWFMNFSLAGNNMRDLFQVHTVNLSVAVWVGFIALFGVASDNGVIMATYLKQIFAEEKPKDIKGVRAAVLHAGKLRIRPAIMTTATTIIALLPIFTSVGKGSDIMVPMAIPTFGGMLVQVITVFVVPVLYCMWQERLVKKQLKSA
- a CDS encoding HYC_CC_PP family protein, with product MKRFLAIFFSFLILSSSGGVVMAKHFCGGELVETAFFEELHSCCEGMDMPTPCCELEHEVVQHDDNTQISFQSVDPPEQVLLYTITYPSLVRVVIRSTFIDNTYLLHPLTVPDRLTRYQSFLL